The DNA segment CAGCGCGTACCAGAAAACCGGCGTGCAACTGAAAGTGGAACCCTTGAAGAAAGTCTCCGGTTTTTTCAATGACCAGGCCAAGTTGTTGCGACAAAACCTCGAGGAAGCGCAAAACCGGCTATCCAAGTATCAACAGGAAAAAGGCATCGTCAATGCCGATACGCGCATGGATGTCGAAACTAATCGTCTGAACGAATTGTCGAGCCAGCTCGTATTGGCGCAGTCACAGTTGCTGGAAGCAACATCGCGACGCACCGGTGCAATGGGCGCTCATGCCGGTGAATCGCCTGATGTGGTGAGCAATTCGCTCATTCAAACCTTGAAGGCGGATCTGGCGCGTGCTGAAGCGCGGTTTTCCCAGACGCGCCAGAATTTGGGCCACAACCATCCGCAATATCTCGCCACGCAAGCGGAGGTGGGGCGACTGCGCTCAGAGTTGAATGCCCAGACTTCGGCAATTTCTCAAAGCGTTGCCAACAATGCACGCATACTTCAGCAGCGCGAAGCTGAACTGCGCAATGCCTTCAATCAGCAGAAAACCAAGGTGCTCGAACTGAACCGTGCGCGGGACGAAATAACAATGCTCGTGCGCGAGGTGGAAAACGCCCAGCGCTCCTACGATACGACAGCGCAGCGCTTCACCCAGACCAACATCGAAGGCCAGGCCAATCAGACTGATGTCGCAGTATTGAATGTGGCCGTGCCGCCAACCATGCCTGCAGGTCCGAAGGTGTTGCTCAATACCTTGCTGGCCGCTCTGCTCGGTACCGCTCTGGGCATCGGCATTGGCGTTCTGGCCGAAATGGCTGACCGACGCGTGCGCACGGTGAACGACCTCGTCGATGTGCTGGATGCGCCGGTGCTGGGAGTGATTGATTGGGGACGACGCGGAGGCGAACGCTTCAAGGCACCGCGGTTGGCGATGCAGCGTCCCATGCTGGCGAATTAGGAAAGGTTATTTATATGAATCAGCGCGTCCCTCCAATGGCAACATTGCCTGTCTCGATCAATCAGGATTCGACGATGGGCCGGATCCTGCTGGACCAGGGCAAAATCACAGCCACCGATACCGAACGCATCTTGCGCCTGCAACGCGAGCAGGGAATGCGCTTTGGCGAAGCTGCCCAGTCGCTTGGCTTGATTACGGAAGCCGATGTAAAACAGGTGCTGGCAAACCAGTTCGGTTTCCCTTACCTGCATCCGGGGCAGGGCGAATATCCGCAAGAACTGATTGCGGCTTACGAACCATTCAGCGACGAGGCTGAAATGCTGCGCGGCGTCAGAGCCCAACTGGTCCAGCGATGGTTCGGTAATGGTCACAATGCACTGGTTATCGTGAGCATCGGTCCGGAAGAAGGGGCGAGCCTGTTCGCAGCCAACCTGGGGGTTGTCTTTGCCCAATTGGGGGAGCCGACATTGATTTTGGACGCCAACATGCGTTCGCCCCAGCAGCATGAGATTTTCCGCCTTCGTGGCAGGCAGGGGCTGTCGGAAATACTGGCCGGACGTTGCGGCATGCACGCGGTCTGTCGCGTGGATTATTTCGAAGATCTTTCCATTTTGCCGGCAGGAACGGTGCCGCCCAATCCCCAGGAGCTTTTGTTCCGGCCCAGCTTCCGCGAGTTGCAGGAGAATTTGCGACGCCATTTCAAGACCATTCTTATCGATGTGCCTGCGCTCTCGACTGGCTCCGATGCACTGACGATTGCAGCAAATGTAGGTGGTGTCCTGCTTGTGGCGCGGCGGGATGGCACCTATCTGGCCGACCTCAGCACGGTGCGCGAAAAGATGCGCCGCGCAGGCGTGGAGGTGGTCGGGTCAGTATTACTCGAATTCTAGGGGTTCGCCAATGACCCAGACAACTGCGCTGCACATGGCAGTGCTGTAGCGTCTCGTCCGTTATCCTGGAGAAAAATGACAACCCCAAGTCCTGACATCGCTGGCGTCGGCGCAATGGCTGCCACTCCCTATTCGCACGACAATGTGCGCCGTGGCGTTCTGCATTACCTTCTCGGACGCGGAATGTCGGCGGCAGCGGGCTTTCTGACAGTGATTTTGCTGGTGCGCCACATGGAGGTAGCAGCTTATGCGGCGTATACGGCGATATTGGGATTCTGCGTGCTGGCAGGCATGCTTTCCGGACTAGGCATGGAAAGGGCGCTGACACGCTTCATACCTGAAGGGGTCATGCAGCATCCCGGGCTACCGTTGAGGCGCTTTATCTGGTGGACGAGTGCTGTCCGGATGGCCATCCTTCTGCTGCTTGTTTGTATTTTGTATGCTTTCTGGCCTGCGCTCGCGGAGCGTTTCGCAGGGCTGGCAATGGTACCGAAGTTTCCTCTGGCGCTCGCAGCTGTACTGGCAAGCAATGCCATGTTCCAGCTTTTTTCAGCAGTCATGCAGGCCATGGTTCAGCAAAAAAATCTGACCAGGATTCTTGTCGTGCAGTGGGCAGGACGCCTGGTCCTCGTACTGGCGATCCTCAGTG comes from the Janthinobacterium sp. 17J80-10 genome and includes:
- the epsF gene encoding chain length determinant protein EpsF, with protein sequence MTLLVTVLTAFTVSLVQTKVYKSTTSLVLNYRGVDPVNGMALPAQLLPGYMATQVEIIASKNVALKVVDELKLDQGAEVKEQFQEATDGKGSLRDWLAGLLLKNLEVVPSRESSVIDITFKGADPKFAASVANAFASAYQKTGVQLKVEPLKKVSGFFNDQAKLLRQNLEEAQNRLSKYQQEKGIVNADTRMDVETNRLNELSSQLVLAQSQLLEATSRRTGAMGAHAGESPDVVSNSLIQTLKADLARAEARFSQTRQNLGHNHPQYLATQAEVGRLRSELNAQTSAISQSVANNARILQQREAELRNAFNQQKTKVLELNRARDEITMLVREVENAQRSYDTTAQRFTQTNIEGQANQTDVAVLNVAVPPTMPAGPKVLLNTLLAALLGTALGIGIGVLAEMADRRVRTVNDLVDVLDAPVLGVIDWGRRGGERFKAPRLAMQRPMLAN
- the epsG gene encoding chain length determinant protein tyrosine kinase EpsG; protein product: MNQRVPPMATLPVSINQDSTMGRILLDQGKITATDTERILRLQREQGMRFGEAAQSLGLITEADVKQVLANQFGFPYLHPGQGEYPQELIAAYEPFSDEAEMLRGVRAQLVQRWFGNGHNALVIVSIGPEEGASLFAANLGVVFAQLGEPTLILDANMRSPQQHEIFRLRGRQGLSEILAGRCGMHAVCRVDYFEDLSILPAGTVPPNPQELLFRPSFRELQENLRRHFKTILIDVPALSTGSDALTIAANVGGVLLVARRDGTYLADLSTVREKMRRAGVEVVGSVLLEF